GAAGTCACCAAAAGTGGTAAACACAGGCGGCCCACTCGAGCTTGGGTCCACAGGCAGAGACTGCTTGGTACGAAACCAGGTAGCAGGATCGAAAGGTTAGGTTGCAGGATCGGTGGAGGCAGCAGCCGTCTTGGCTAGGCAGACCCGTTGATAGTCATCCAAAGTCTTGAACAAAGGGGCTCCAGCGAAGTTAGGTCCACAATTCAGTGACCGGTCGACTCTGAACCAAGGGTTTGTGATAGAGCTCCGAAATTTCCGCAGAACAAAATTGTCGCTCGACAGAGGGGATGGAGAGAAATTAGCCTTTGTAAGGTTACCAAAACCGGTGCGGCAGGAGGCCGACACGTGTCCCCATTTAAGTGGCAGGTGTGGCACCTAATTGCCTTTGTAAGGTTACCAAAAGAGCAGGGGAACCACCCAAGACAGATTGCAAAAGAATGCCCACTGAATCCGCATTGAGACAGAATTTGGATGGACTGAACCAAGTGAGGAGCCAGAAGCTGTCACCGTCGTCCGGGGACTGCGAAACCACCGAAGAACCAAACAGGGATCGTACCGAAGAACCAAACTGAGAAGGAGAGGCCCGGAGAGAAATCCAGGCGTGAGAAATCCATGGGGATCCACGAGAAGCAGCAAGAGGGAAAGGAGGcccagctcgtccaagtgcaaTCCAAGAGCTGGGTGGGAGGCCCGGGCCGAGTCAGAAAACATGACGATTAATtatgtactttttttttcaaaagctAGCTTAATAGGTGACTTGGTTAATGTTGCATCACAGCAATTACCACATGTGCcaaaggtttttttttccttatcagGTGCATAGATGGCGATCTAGTTTACAGCATGGTTGGTCCgtgccattttatttttttagactCCACGCATACCGCTCTGCAGAGATGTGCAGAATTTTCATGTTCCATGGAAAAGAAGAATCAGAATTCATATTGATCTTCGTGGTGAACCAACGTCGACGATGTCGATACAGGCATGACTTCAGGCTGCCAACTCGCATGATATCCGGAGGAGCTCGTCCAAGTAATCAGCGCCGAGGTCCTCGAGCTCCAGGACGCCGAAGCGTACCTGGCAGCGCGCCGCCGTCACCTGCTGCTGCGGCACCGCCATGGCCGTGGCCGACACGTCGGAGCACTGGCACGGCGGTTGGAGATCCTTGCCGTCGGCCATGCACTTAGAGCAGAGCCTTTTACGCCGCCTGCGCGTGCGCCGCTTGGAGTGCCGCCGCTTGAGCGCGAGGACAGGGGAGCCACCccctgcgccggcggcgagcgcgagcggcgCCAGCGACTCCCTCACGCGGTCGACGGTGAAGTTGAGGACTGCGGCGGCGCCACGCGCGGAGAAGGCGGCCTGGTCgtaggcgagcgcggcggcctccGGGGTGTCGAAGGTGCCCAGCCACACGCGGGCGCCACGCCGCGTGGAGTCGCGGATCTCGGCGGCGAACGTGCcccacggccgcggccgcacGCCGATGAAGCCCTCACGCTTCTCTGTCTctcccggcgacggcgaggcgcccgcgtccggctgctgctgctgatcccACGTGTTCGGCCACACCATTCCTGCCAtggtggaggacgaggaagtGGAGGAGAGCCCATCGGAGCATTCtttggcggcggcagcggcggccatgACCGATGAGGAGCGGCGCGGCTGGGTAGCTCCAGTAGCCAGCAGAGGAGAGGAACTGCTGATGGAGCCGGCGTGAGAGACAAGGTGACGGGATTTATAGCGTCCAGGATTTCCTCCTGGCCTCCTGGAATGCAACAGTAGTTGAAAGTTCAATGGATGTCAGCATTTGACTTCCTCGCGGCAGATGCAGATTCCCCGCGATTCTTTCTACTTTTCTGCTGCCATAAAACATCAACAGTACGAGATAGTGACAATCTGTTGTGATGCTACAACAGTAGTTGAATGTTCAATGCTTTTAGGGATCGGAGTCGGCAAGGAATCATAGAAACATAAACTATGCTTTATAAAACGCAAGTTTTTATTTCAACTGCAGGTGAACTGACCAAGGACAACCATAGAGAATTAAACCCTTTTTGTGGCTTTGATGATCTGTTGGTGCTTGCAATTTTCTAGACTTCGTTTTGCCTGTTTTGGATAATCTTTTGTAGTCAcatatattatgtatatatatagtcaGATTTAGTGGCTACTTTCTATTATTCCTTGGTGTCACAAACCTAAAAGCAGCAACTCCTTTTCATCGGTTCTCTCCTCTTCTGAGCTTCTAAATGATGTTGTGGTAGGGATTATAAATTAGGTTTATATGAAAGCATGATTTATTACCTTGACATGCCTAGTTTTAGAGGCAATCAACACAAATCTCTTAGTGATTGAAAAACCAAAGGGACTAATTAACataagagaaaaaaatagaaataaggTTACCCAATTATAGGCTTTTTTTAGGAACCAATGGCCCTAGCATATATAGGGCTAGTGCGACTTTGGTGTTTCAATGACAACAAATATCTGAATGGGCTAATCAATAAAACCGTCAGCTTAATTGGACTAAGCAACCCAAGGCTATTTGGCGAAAATTCAAAAGAAACATGCAAAGTCGGCAAGTTATACGGAGCCGACATCGCCATCGCGCACCAGCAGGTACGACGACATTGCAAGCATGTACTGTTCATAATCATACAAGCACGTACCTGCATGCGTGATCCCGAGAATAATCAGAAAAGCATACCGTGCCCATGATGATCTGGTGGACTATACTACAATAATTAAGAAACGAAAGACAACGGTACACTACAACGCTACGCGAACTCGCTCCTCTCCACACGTTGCTGGTCTCAGTGTTGGACCTTGCTCGTGCCTTGCTACGTACGGGAAGTGATGACAGCATGCATAGTCCACATACTCTGCTTAGCTTCTAAACAACCGAATTATGCTGATGCCCATAATTCTAGGTTCTGTGCAGCATTCACTTTGCTTTTTATATATCTATCTCttgaattatttttatttttacatAAGTAGTACGTAACTCTTGTAAGCTTGTTTGTCCAGGAAATTGAATACTTCCACCAACGTTTTATATATTTAAAATCCCGTACCTagttttggttaactacggatggatccatgaagccaacatgaaAGTATCCTTCTCGTCGGCActtctgaattagcatcctacataaaaaggaagacaaagttagtagggtgacgcacgcacaaaaaataatatgatccaaaatttacatatagataaacggaTACTTACAGAGCCCAGATGCTAatgagagagacgtctagggcatcatgatggtacacttcatatatatctttgaattctAGCCTGAGgcatttctcgccttcgccgaaAAAATCTGTCGGtcttaccttaaggccgaacatcgaTGTCTGGTCGACGGAcatcttcatgtaccattcatagaattcgtacatctttgttgatagcttccctaccaactcaggccttactaaaGGACTTgtctagctcaaaggtccatctcggtTGAACTGGCTATGCAGCAGGCAGGTCACTTTGTCCTAGACATGCATCAAGTTCTATACCTGAAttttccatgaatttcaatacttccaTGAATTGTAATACTTGTTCtagttgatccaagggcattgctgctatcctttTAGCGTCTTTTTCTGGTAGACGCCCGAGGTGGGGtcaactgttggaggtatgctctagaggcaatcatagagatgatgatattccatttgtatccatgatttatattgtgttcattgaatatccattaaaggctacttgaattgatttgcaattatgtgaattgtatgtgaaactctttacttgtatggttattctaaagttgtccctagtcggagttcatgtgaggacacacatgaatattagactagcacatgtattagttgatgactatgtttcacaagtcatggacatggagatgttgaactaataatgtgggcacatgtggagacatgtgctaggactgacccaacacgagaagtagttctctctttacacaacatatacgctttgtccttagacctgagattgtcgcatgtactcaagatgtggattgacttacttagggcTATGAAACGTTACGCCGTAAacgggtagttataaaggtagctttcgggtttgtcaagaagcatgctatgagacatggtcaatcaagatgtgatttgcccctctctgattgagagtgatatctctgggcccctcgagtgatcggatccaaaaatgcatggctatgctacgtacggttaagagttaacctacaaagggattccgaatcataggatcgagaaagagcggtcggcttgaagctagaccaaatatcgtgaggcaaagggaatagcatgtatataatgttgtgatggttcgtctgatatgatcttcgtatgcatataggagttggcacatcttgctagaggccgctaccggctattgggccgagtaggagtactcggaccatgtctatacgtatccgaacccatagggtcacacacttaaggggctggaagcccaattcggatgtgatccgagttggattaggtttagaagtactaatgggccttggacccagaggcccgttaggaacctctataaatagaggggtgggggcgccctagggtttacaccttttggcgaaacacatctgctgcgcctcccacgccctcgcctgttgcaactcacggatctagcagtccggcttgcaacgcttcctccctgcacgtgtggataccttggaggtgttgcgcctgcagcacttggacgagccgccgacgagccacgacgagccgccgacgagccacgacgagccgccgatgagccacgacgagctgcggcacgagggcgatcttgctgcacgtggacgagctgctgaggagctgctggacgtcgacatgatcgactacgtacgactacgctgatcgacttcgctgcatcgacgcgaatctacaacttccgcaccagtgcgtcgagtggtaatcccgtgatccttatacggcagttttcttggtttacgcggtagaaatttttgatttgcgctagtgtagcctacctcgtatcccgacagtggtatcagagccgtagctgtttagttttggattcgggatgtgtgcatatggagatatgcgagttttcagtttgatctatgtcctggtttcgtgttcttgctgcaatggtagtgtaacgacatactcctaccggtcggtttccgccatcggagttaagtgatacacgtaattccagttgcagtgagcgaagatcaatgtgattggtcgaatcgaaatccaggttcatacgccaggcacatgagatgtgcaatagtagattggatctactaccggggtcggaattttgccgtgtgcatgtgcttcggtaaatcagccgtaacttttcggtacgatctcggatcggggcaaattttatatgaaaattgatctacagaaaaagttacacatgaaattcaacgctccgccgtttttggcgaaattagatttcccaaattcggcttggaagatggagtttcgggcttccgaagtttggaacgttaggacgcttaactcatttttgcaggatgtatcttgtgatcagtatggcccctttgtgtatgtgatgcatgtgtgtaactcattcgtgacctgcgtgtcgtgcgtacggcaacatggctggagccatatgtgttgtcactttaatgtaattaatggtctgcgtaccaatctgtgatgagcctagcaactatgtaatcttcattactagcttctttactagctattaggcgtaatagcatgttctagttcttggaggactcatcaccaggaggatggcgcacatggaacatggagatggagatcaccatggtgaacaggttctgtggagatggagatcaccataagaaaacgggccatactgtgtcacaactgtgtgaatgctattctgtttatgttttactttctgcatgctgtgatgttagaagtagaacgatccctcacaaagtttaagttagtatgccctcccaactaaaacttgcaccgtctcatatcttgtacaattagtggtgggtctatgaaattagggtgccactagttttccttgactagacgggtttgtgtcggacacttacacgcataagggttggtttgcttaacaaggttatcttaacggttaaggaccttggggcataaaggttgggcgccgagacatagagatgtcacccaacaacagtagtcatatgtgatatgattagcaagaagttgcttaccgatctaccttgtttgctagcagtgatgctaaagctcactagtagacttgttagttgtggatcctgaatcactaagtatcaatagagggatattgattttagtgggagtagattctgttaaaatagtttaatgtgatttgctctatcatggatacgtttgtcttagtgtattttgcattacttttgttgtagattaaatggtacctagcagcactacaccgtttgctttgcgttcggtccttgagaaggacaagttgaatggaacaaactactcggattggatccgtaacctgagaattgttctcagggctgagaaaaaggaagatgttctagacaacccactaccagaagaacctgctgatgatgcacctgctgctgctaagaatgcttacaagaaagcatgtgatgctaacctcgaagtaagctgccttatgcttgcttgcatggaacccgagctgcagatgcagttcgaaacaaacatgaggcgcacgatatgatcgtggcgcttagagacatgttccaaacacaggccaggactgaaaggttcaatgtgtctaaggcctttgtggagagcaagctagcagaaggcgcagcagtaggaccacacgtaatcaagatgattggttacactcaacggttggagaagctaggcttcccactaggccaagagttggccactgatttcattctttcgtctcttctgcctagctatgggaacttcatctcgaactaccatatgcatgggacggagaagggtctgaatgagctgtgtggcatgcttaaaacagcagaggctgacatcaagaaaagcgctagtagcagccatgtgatggctatacagaacaagcctagctttaagaagaagggcaattcttggaagaagaagggcaaggctggaacgtccaagccaaacccaacgcccaaggttaaagctggacctggacctgctccagacaaagagtgcttttactgtcatgaacttggtcactggaagagaaattgcaagcagtacctagcttcgttgaagaatggcggaagtaagagtacttccacctcaggtacgcttgttattaatgttatagataacatatttctcgctgatacaattgttaattcttgggtatttgataccggatcggttgctcatatttgcaattcgatgcagggaatgataagaagtagaagcgtggaaagaggagaagttgatttccgcgtgggcaataatgcaagagttgttgtgttgaccgtcgggacgatgcaactccacctcccgtcaggatttattatggagttgaataattgttatttcgttcctagtttaagtcgaaacattttgtctccttcatgcttgatgaaggatggttattcatttgcgagtgaaaacaatggttgtgtgatctctaagaatgatatgtttatgg
This genomic window from Setaria viridis chromosome 8, Setaria_viridis_v4.0, whole genome shotgun sequence contains:
- the LOC117834099 gene encoding ethylene-responsive transcription factor 15, yielding MAAAAAAKECSDGLSSTSSSSTMAGMVWPNTWDQQQQPDAGASPSPGETEKREGFIGVRPRPWGTFAAEIRDSTRRGARVWLGTFDTPEAAALAYDQAAFSARGAAAVLNFTVDRVRESLAPLALAAGAGGGSPVLALKRRHSKRRTRRRRKRLCSKCMADGKDLQPPCQCSDVSATAMAVPQQQVTAARCQVRFGVLELEDLGADYLDELLRISCELAA